CATGAGCACGGCCACCTCGCTGCCGCGCGCGGCCAGCACCGCCAGGGCCTCTTCCATGCCGCTGGCGGTGAGCACGGTGAACTCGTCGCCATAGCGGCGTGCGAACCACTTGCAGGCCTGCGCCTCGTCGTCCACCAGCAGCACGGCGTGGGCGTCGATCGGCCCGGGCGCGTTCACACCGGCCTCCCAAGGTCGAAGTGGAACTCGGTCCAGGCGCCGTGTTCGCTGCGCACGCTCAGGGTGCCGCCGTGGCGCTGCACGATGCCATAGCTGATGCTCAGGCCCAGGCCCAGGCCGCTGCCCACGTCGCGCGTGGTGAAGAAGGGCTCGAAGACGCGTTCGAGGTTCTCGGGCAGGATGCCCTGGCCGTTGTCGCGCACCGTGACGTGCATGCGATCGCCCTCGATCACGGCCTTCACCACCACCTCGGGTTTGTCGCGCTGGGCCACACGCACCGCGTGCGCGGCGTTGCTCAGCAGGTTGATCATCACGCCGATCAGCGCGGGCTCGTCGCCGAGCACGTGCGTGTCCTGCGGCAGGTCGAGCCGCACGGCCACGTCCTTGAGGTCGAAGCCGGCGAGCCGCACCGCCGAGCGCACCGCGTTCTCGAACAGGAAGGGGCGCAGGCTGTCGCCGCCCGGCTTCTGGTACGCAAAGGTCTTGAGGTCGGTGACGATGTTCTGGATGCGCACCAGGCCTTCGCGCGCGTCGGCCAGGCTTTCGGCGAGCATCGGATCTTGCTGGGCAGCGGGCAGCTGGCGGCCCATGTCGATGGCCATGAGGCTGAAGTTCACCGGGTTGTTCAGCTCGTGCAGCAGGCCGGCCGACAGCGTGCCGATCGCCGCCATCTTCTCGCGGTGCACCAGCTGGCCCTTGACCTCGGTAAGGGTCTGGTTGATCTCGACCAGCGACGCGTTCTTCGCGCGCACCTCGCGCTGCAGCGAGAACAGGCGCAGCCGGGCGCGCTCGTTGAACCAGGTGCACACCGCCGCCGCCGCGGCCGAGAACAGGATGAACAGCGCATTGGTGGTCAGCATGCCGGTGTGCATCACGTCATTGGCATTGAACACACAGGCCAGCAGGTACAGGCCCAGCGTGACCAGACCGAAGCTCACCGACTCGAAGAAGCTGATGGGCAGGATGATGCCCACCGCGTACAGCGCCAGGTGCAGGCCCACGAAGTAGATCGACTCGACCCCGTCGGTCTGCTGGATCATCCCGGCGATCATGGCCTGCGGCAGCAGCAGCCAGACCATGGTGAGCACGCGCACGTGGCGGCGGCCGAAGCCGGTGAACAGCAGGCCGAAGATGAACGCAGTGGCCAGCGCAACGCCCACGCGCGCGGCCAGAAATTCGCGCCAGTAGGCGGGGTAGCTCGAGAGATCGAGGCCCACACCGCCCAGCACCAGCACGATGGACGTGATGCAGCCCGCACGGCTGTAGGTGACGCGAAAGTCCGCCAGCTCTTCCTGGTAGTCCTGCGCGGCCGGCGCGTTCATGCGGTGCGCTCGGGGGTCGAAGCCGGGGACACGGCCAGGGGCGCACCAAATTCTGCGAACACGTTGACGCCGGTGTCGTCGGTGTAGAGCTCGACCGGTCCGTCGACCTCGGGAATGATCGCCCGCATCTGCGCGTGGTCGCGGTAGATCAGGTGCCACTCCAGCAGGTGCTCCATGCCGAAGCGTTCGGGGTTGTCGGCGTGCACGTTGGTCACCAGCAGGCGCGCGCCCGGGTTGCAGCTGTGCAGGAAGTAGCGCATGAGCCGGTTGCAGACCTTGTCGGACAGGTAATCGAACAGGCCGGCGCAATACACCACGTCGTGCCCTTCGCCCGGCGTCGCGGGCGCCTGGCGAGCCGGGCGCTTGAGCAGGTCGTGCACCGACTCGTGAACGTAGTCGACCGACACGCTGCGGCCATGGGCGCGTGAAGCTTCTTCGATGCGCGCGCGGGTGTAGTCGAGCGTCTCGCGGCTGAAGTCGACCAGTGTGAAATGCAGGCGCGACAGGTCGCGCCCGCTGGCGAGCATGCGCTGCACCTCGATCGCGGGGCCGCAGCCCACGTTCAGGATGCGCAACGGCCGCCCTTCGCGCTCGGCCGCATCCGCCGCGCGCCCCAGAAAAGCCATGAGCAGTTCGATGCGGTTGCGGTGGGCCTGGGCCACGGCCGCGCGCAGGAACATGGCATTGACGATCTGGAAGTAGGTGCTGTTGCCCTGGCGCGGATCGCCCAGGATCTGGTTGACCATTTCGTAGTCGCCCGCG
This is a stretch of genomic DNA from Hydrogenophaga crocea. It encodes these proteins:
- a CDS encoding sensor histidine kinase; this encodes MNAPAAQDYQEELADFRVTYSRAGCITSIVLVLGGVGLDLSSYPAYWREFLAARVGVALATAFIFGLLFTGFGRRHVRVLTMVWLLLPQAMIAGMIQQTDGVESIYFVGLHLALYAVGIILPISFFESVSFGLVTLGLYLLACVFNANDVMHTGMLTTNALFILFSAAAAAVCTWFNERARLRLFSLQREVRAKNASLVEINQTLTEVKGQLVHREKMAAIGTLSAGLLHELNNPVNFSLMAIDMGRQLPAAQQDPMLAESLADAREGLVRIQNIVTDLKTFAYQKPGGDSLRPFLFENAVRSAVRLAGFDLKDVAVRLDLPQDTHVLGDEPALIGVMINLLSNAAHAVRVAQRDKPEVVVKAVIEGDRMHVTVRDNGQGILPENLERVFEPFFTTRDVGSGLGLGLSISYGIVQRHGGTLSVRSEHGAWTEFHFDLGRPV
- a CDS encoding class I SAM-dependent methyltransferase, with protein sequence MQFQRPYDPAISFRNSQGEAARGTLTSVQRRALVMEIYNPYSIVQVSEVLSELTIRSGDQALYKGKAVVVGMLNTGLMAVVSVALTDEWSDLNAVAHGNVDQVRHEAQRFVQDWEERFKVRHTYQVAISEFRAFLAETARWVDQADLAASLPKAPDGRLQEDVFASMAEPLMVKGKEFLIRLEAEAASLPEEDAPLHRAFAQAALHPLLLRAPFVWRTFTKPLGYAGDYEMVNQILGDPRQGNSTYFQIVNAMFLRAAVAQAHRNRIELLMAFLGRAADAAEREGRPLRILNVGCGPAIEVQRMLASGRDLSRLHFTLVDFSRETLDYTRARIEEASRAHGRSVSVDYVHESVHDLLKRPARQAPATPGEGHDVVYCAGLFDYLSDKVCNRLMRYFLHSCNPGARLLVTNVHADNPERFGMEHLLEWHLIYRDHAQMRAIIPEVDGPVELYTDDTGVNVFAEFGAPLAVSPASTPERTA